Proteins encoded by one window of Halomonas sp. SH5A2:
- a CDS encoding SDR family NAD(P)-dependent oxidoreductase has translation MNTLKNKVIIVTGASAGIGRETARLFAKEGASVVLAARRR, from the coding sequence ATGAATACACTCAAGAATAAAGTCATTATTGTTACGGGTGCCAGTGCAGGTATTGGTCGCGAGACTGCACGCCTTTTCGCCAAAGAAGGGGCTTCTGTGGTGCTGGCAGCACGCAGACGGTGA
- a CDS encoding IS3 family transposase (programmed frameshift) produces the protein MPRYSKERKAVVLKKLLPPHNRSVVSVATEEGISDATLYSWLKQCREKGVPVPGYTQSDNEWSPDAKLAVVIETATLSETELGAYCREKGLFPEQIQQWKAACLQGAGQQEDQQKTAQKQRKQDRKTIKQLKAEVRRKDRALAETTSLLVLFKKARRLVRRRPEQRRGRLTPLEERARLITLFDEAVTGGASRYQAAAMIDVSERTLKRWRSGCGAVAEDQRPHAVQGSQPHQLTHEEEQAILSACNRSEYQSLPPSQIVPLLADQGVYLASESSFYRVLKKHQQQHHRGRMKPRRPVPEPTSFTATGPNQVWCWDISYCSSVVRGQHWYLYLIMDIYSRKIIAWEVHEAESGELAKHLLERALLREGCWHQPPVLHSDNGAPMTSYTLKARLTELGMLMSYSRPRVSNDNPYSEALFRTVKYCPAWPTKGFASLNAVRDWMLTFERAYNEQHLHSGIRYVTPADRHQGADRERLEHRKAVYERAKRRHPQRWSGNTRNWEVPGSVALNPGKLQEVERNKQAA, from the exons GTGCCACGTTATTCTAAAGAGCGTAAAGCTGTTGTACTGAAAAAGTTGTTGCCACCCCATAATCGCAGTGTGGTATCTGTCGCCACTGAAGAAGGCATCTCTGACGCGACGCTGTATAGTTGGTTAAAACAGTGTCGAGAAAAAGGAGTGCCTGTGCCGGGTTACACCCAAAGCGACAACGAGTGGTCGCCTGACGCCAAGCTTGCCGTGGTCATCGAAACCGCCACCCTGTCAGAAACAGAGCTTGGTGCTTACTGCCGCGAAAAAGGCCTGTTTCCCGAGCAGATCCAACAGTGGAAAGCCGCTTGTCTCCAGGGCGCTGGCCAACAAGAAGACCAGCAAAAAACGGCACAAAAGCAGCGTAAACAAGACCGTAAGACGATCAAACAGCTCAAAGCGGAAGTGCGTCGCAAAGACAGAGCCCTAGCGGAAACGACATCGTTACTGGTGCTCT TCAAAAAAGCTCGACGCCTTGTACGGCGAAGACCCGAACAGCGGCGAGGACGACTGACGCCTCTTGAGGAACGTGCAAGGCTCATTACGTTGTTTGATGAAGCGGTCACCGGGGGCGCTTCCCGTTATCAAGCAGCGGCGATGATAGACGTGAGCGAGCGCACGCTGAAACGCTGGCGTTCTGGGTGTGGCGCGGTGGCTGAGGATCAGCGCCCACACGCGGTACAAGGCAGTCAGCCGCATCAACTGACTCACGAGGAGGAACAGGCTATTTTGAGTGCCTGCAATCGCTCCGAGTATCAGAGCCTGCCACCGTCTCAGATCGTGCCGTTACTGGCAGATCAAGGGGTCTACTTGGCTTCCGAGTCGTCGTTTTACCGGGTACTGAAAAAGCACCAACAGCAGCACCATCGAGGGCGAATGAAGCCACGCCGCCCAGTGCCTGAGCCGACGAGCTTCACAGCAACCGGACCCAACCAAGTCTGGTGCTGGGACATCAGCTATTGCTCTTCCGTTGTGCGTGGCCAGCACTGGTATCTCTATCTGATCATGGATATCTACAGTCGCAAAATCATCGCCTGGGAAGTCCACGAGGCGGAATCAGGCGAGTTAGCGAAACACCTGCTGGAACGCGCTTTATTGCGCGAAGGCTGCTGGCACCAGCCTCCAGTGCTGCACTCGGATAACGGCGCACCGATGACGTCTTATACGCTTAAAGCGAGGTTAACAGAGCTGGGGATGTTGATGTCTTACAGTCGACCGAGAGTGAGCAATGACAACCCTTACTCGGAAGCGTTGTTCCGCACCGTCAAGTATTGTCCAGCGTGGCCCACAAAGGGCTTTGCATCGCTGAACGCGGTACGTGACTGGATGCTGACGTTCGAACGCGCTTACAACGAACAGCACCTGCACAGTGGCATTCGGTACGTGACGCCCGCTGATCGGCATCAAGGTGCCGACCGAGAACGTCTTGAGCATCGCAAAGCGGTTTATGAAAGAGCTAAGCGCCGACATCCACAGCGCTGGTCAGGCAACACACGAAACTGGGAAGTACCCGGTTCGGTAGCGCTCAACCCTGGCAAGCTGCAGGAAGTCGAGCGTAATAAACAGGCTGCTTAG
- a CDS encoding SDR family oxidoreductase, translated as MANLITEEGGQALAIAGDVSEEAFAQTLVEQTLDRFGRLDVAFNNAGILGTMGPVPDMTLADWNQVIATNLNSAFLAAKYQLPAMLSGGGGSLVFTSTFVGYTTGMPGMAAYAASKAGLIGLTQVLASEYGSHNIRVNALLPGGTDTAAAQEFANTPEAKAFVSSLHALKRIAKPEEIAQSALYLASDASSFTTGTAMLVDGGVSINRV; from the coding sequence TTGGCTAACCTTATCACTGAGGAAGGTGGGCAGGCGTTGGCGATAGCGGGTGATGTTAGTGAAGAGGCATTTGCCCAAACGTTGGTCGAGCAGACTCTGGACAGATTTGGTCGTCTTGATGTGGCCTTCAATAATGCTGGCATATTGGGCACCATGGGGCCGGTTCCCGATATGACTTTGGCAGATTGGAATCAGGTTATCGCTACGAATCTGAACAGTGCCTTCTTGGCTGCAAAGTACCAACTACCTGCCATGTTGTCAGGCGGTGGAGGGTCTTTGGTCTTCACCTCTACTTTTGTTGGCTATACAACGGGTATGCCAGGGATGGCCGCATACGCGGCCAGCAAGGCAGGGTTGATTGGACTAACCCAAGTGCTCGCATCCGAGTATGGGTCTCATAACATCCGGGTAAATGCGTTATTGCCGGGTGGAACTGATACAGCGGCGGCGCAGGAATTTGCGAATACACCCGAGGCGAAGGCGTTTGTCTCGAGCCTGCACGCACTCAAACGTATCGCGAAGCCAGAAGAGATAGCCCAGTCTGCACTCTATCTAGCTTCCGATGCTTCCAGCTTCACTACGGGCACAGCGATGCTGGTAGACGGCGGTGTATCCATAAACCGTGTCTGA
- a CDS encoding type 1 glutamine amidotransferase gives MRAHYFQHVEFEGLGSIEAWLQNAGYEITSTQFFDSGALPKIEDVDFLVVMGGPMSAKDEKEYPWLAKEKEFIRAAIESKKPVLGICLGAQLIADSMGGEVFPNSVKEIGWFPVQAVESASASVFQFPKEVEVFHWHSETFSLPEGAVQLAKSHGCVNQAFQIGGNVIGIQFHLETTPASAQSIVENCRDELIEGEYIQSEAEILSAPQERYLSINSLMGDVLEHLHANNG, from the coding sequence ATGCGAGCACATTATTTTCAGCACGTGGAGTTCGAGGGGTTGGGCAGTATCGAAGCCTGGTTACAAAATGCTGGTTACGAAATAACCAGTACCCAATTTTTCGATTCTGGAGCCCTGCCTAAAATTGAGGATGTGGATTTTCTCGTTGTCATGGGGGGACCTATGAGTGCCAAGGATGAAAAAGAATATCCTTGGCTGGCAAAAGAAAAAGAATTCATAAGAGCCGCGATTGAATCGAAAAAGCCCGTTCTTGGCATTTGTTTGGGTGCGCAGCTCATTGCTGACTCGATGGGAGGCGAAGTATTTCCAAACTCAGTAAAAGAAATTGGCTGGTTCCCCGTCCAGGCAGTTGAATCCGCAAGCGCTTCAGTTTTTCAATTTCCAAAAGAAGTAGAAGTGTTTCATTGGCACAGTGAAACCTTCAGCTTGCCGGAAGGTGCTGTTCAACTAGCGAAAAGTCATGGCTGTGTAAATCAAGCCTTTCAAATTGGTGGGAATGTTATCGGGATACAGTTTCATTTGGAAACCACGCCAGCATCCGCGCAATCAATTGTCGAGAATTGCAGGGATGAACTCATTGAAGGTGAGTACATCCAATCAGAGGCAGAGATTTTGTCCGCTCCCCAAGAGCGTTACTTATCAATAAACAGTTTAATGGGGGACGTTCTCGAACATTTACATGCGAACAATGGCTAA
- a CDS encoding thioredoxin family protein, translated as MTGKATFYHAGCPVCVAAEDNLAKAIDRSRYEVEAVHLGNDKSRIAEAETAGVKSVPALVLDGAPFHINFGASLSDLK; from the coding sequence ATGACTGGAAAAGCTACCTTTTACCATGCCGGATGCCCAGTATGCGTGGCTGCTGAGGACAATCTGGCAAAGGCAATTGATCGTTCTCGCTACGAAGTAGAAGCTGTCCATCTTGGCAACGACAAATCACGAATCGCCGAGGCCGAAACTGCTGGCGTTAAGTCGGTGCCAGCGCTGGTTCTGGACGGTGCGCCGTTCCATATCAATTTCGGCGCGAGCCTTTCCGACCTGAAATAG
- a CDS encoding winged helix-turn-helix transcriptional regulator, which yields MKNIEKKSSAHTSSTYRKLEDVVGCKWSVSVLLSVGNGINRPGALERHIQGISTKVLSERLRKLTAYGLLEKHSYPEVPPRTEYSLTTSGKKLLEIVLQIQSLDAEIGNKEMK from the coding sequence ATGAAAAATATAGAGAAAAAAAGTAGCGCTCACACATCAAGTACGTACCGCAAGCTCGAAGATGTAGTCGGCTGCAAATGGTCAGTATCAGTATTACTCTCGGTAGGAAACGGTATCAACCGGCCTGGGGCACTCGAGAGACATATTCAGGGTATATCCACTAAAGTCCTGTCAGAGAGACTTCGCAAACTTACTGCCTATGGGCTTCTCGAAAAACATAGTTATCCCGAGGTCCCGCCCCGCACGGAATATTCCTTAACTACTTCGGGGAAAAAGCTCCTCGAGATTGTCTTGCAGATACAAAGTCTTGACGCTGAAATTGGTAATAAAGAAATGAAATGA
- a CDS encoding type II toxin-antitoxin system Phd/YefM family antitoxin: MKVELVTNLKRQATKILADLHLSKEPVLITEHGQPSAYLVDVQDYEFMQRRLELLEGLSRGERAVLEGRTYSQSEAREKMSKWLK; the protein is encoded by the coding sequence ATGAAAGTTGAGCTTGTTACAAACCTTAAGCGCCAAGCCACAAAAATCTTGGCAGACCTGCATCTGTCCAAAGAGCCGGTGCTGATCACTGAACATGGCCAGCCATCCGCTTATCTTGTGGATGTGCAGGATTACGAGTTCATGCAGCGTCGGCTTGAGCTGCTCGAGGGGCTCTCCCGGGGTGAGCGTGCTGTACTTGAGGGAAGAACGTACAGCCAAAGTGAGGCCAGGGAGAAAATGAGTAAATGGCTGAAGTAA
- a CDS encoding type II toxin-antitoxin system RelE/ParE family toxin — MAEVIWTEPALQELDAIAEYIALDNPAAASRLVEEIFDKTDRLEDFPHSGRIPPEFSNSVYREVVVPPCRIFYREAEKQVLVLYVMREERQLRAYMLGNS, encoded by the coding sequence ATGGCTGAAGTAATCTGGACTGAGCCGGCCCTTCAAGAATTAGACGCAATCGCAGAGTACATTGCTCTGGATAATCCTGCCGCTGCAAGCCGCCTGGTAGAAGAGATTTTCGATAAAACCGACCGCTTGGAAGATTTTCCCCATTCCGGAAGGATTCCTCCAGAGTTCTCTAATTCGGTATACAGGGAGGTAGTGGTTCCACCGTGTCGTATTTTTTATCGTGAGGCCGAGAAGCAGGTTCTCGTCCTCTATGTCATGCGAGAGGAGCGGCAGCTTCGTGCGTACATGCTCGGGAACAGCTGA
- a CDS encoding GNAT family N-acetyltransferase gives MPFPFAATDLPEVLAVEGGSSYCLSDSDNRCIGFGQFWPGKQGAVHIGRIVISPEARGSGAGRLLCEKLIAQARQSTGASTVTLRVYRDNPAARSLYSSLGFFIVESESIDDLLFMSTAANKVAREITSKL, from the coding sequence GTGCCGTTTCCCTTTGCTGCAACCGATTTGCCTGAGGTGCTCGCCGTTGAGGGAGGCTCAAGCTATTGTTTATCCGATAGCGATAACCGCTGTATCGGTTTTGGCCAGTTCTGGCCTGGGAAGCAGGGCGCTGTGCATATCGGCAGGATTGTTATTTCGCCAGAGGCAAGAGGGAGTGGCGCAGGCCGCTTGCTTTGCGAAAAGCTGATAGCACAGGCGAGACAATCAACAGGTGCGTCGACGGTGACGCTGCGCGTTTATCGGGACAACCCTGCCGCTCGTTCTTTATATTCAAGCCTTGGCTTCTTTATCGTCGAGTCAGAGTCCATAGATGACTTATTGTTCATGAGTACAGCGGCTAATAAGGTTGCAAGAGAGATCACGAGCAAGCTATGA
- a CDS encoding ribonuclease Z: MNLLFLGTSAGVPTKQRNVSGVALRESKGKGWYLIDCGEGTQHQVLHTKLSLNSLKAILITHVHGDHCYGLPGILASAAMNGRTLPLTIVAPAGIKAWLDATCEATQLSLPFTLEFVASDDLPSVEFENIAVATYRLSHRSPSYAYGFTERKVDAALDVDKLAQKGIPRGPLWGQLKQGIDIEFAGERLKSRDFLIFKHKPRKMVIAGDNDQPDLLTEASAGAQVLVHEATYTEAMAEKAGDVGHSYARQVATFAESVQLPNLVLTHFSPRYQPTPHASPSIEDIRKETQDVYSGSLYLARDFLEFTLSKSGHFSEIESE; the protein is encoded by the coding sequence ATGAATTTACTTTTCCTCGGCACCTCCGCCGGTGTACCCACCAAGCAAAGAAACGTCTCCGGGGTCGCGTTGCGAGAGAGCAAGGGGAAGGGCTGGTACCTGATCGATTGTGGTGAGGGCACACAGCATCAGGTCTTGCACACCAAGCTGTCGCTTAATTCATTGAAAGCCATCCTGATTACCCATGTGCACGGCGACCATTGCTATGGCTTGCCGGGCATACTGGCGAGTGCAGCAATGAACGGCCGAACACTGCCGCTGACCATTGTGGCGCCCGCAGGCATCAAGGCATGGCTGGACGCCACCTGTGAGGCGACCCAGCTATCGTTACCCTTCACCTTGGAGTTTGTCGCCTCTGATGACTTGCCAAGCGTGGAGTTTGAGAACATCGCGGTTGCCACCTACCGGCTTTCACACCGCTCGCCGTCCTACGCCTATGGGTTTACGGAAAGAAAGGTGGACGCTGCTCTAGACGTCGATAAGTTGGCGCAAAAGGGGATTCCGAGAGGACCGTTGTGGGGGCAGTTGAAGCAAGGGATTGATATTGAGTTCGCGGGTGAGCGGTTAAAAAGCCGCGACTTCCTGATCTTCAAACACAAGCCAAGGAAAATGGTGATCGCCGGGGACAATGACCAGCCTGACTTGTTGACGGAGGCGAGCGCGGGGGCGCAAGTACTGGTGCATGAAGCTACCTACACCGAAGCGATGGCCGAGAAGGCCGGTGACGTAGGGCATAGTTACGCTAGGCAGGTCGCCACTTTTGCTGAATCGGTACAGCTCCCCAACCTGGTGCTGACGCACTTCAGCCCTCGTTACCAGCCCACCCCACATGCGTCGCCATCCATTGAGGACATCCGCAAAGAAACCCAGGACGTCTATTCGGGCTCGCTTTACTTGGCGCGGGATTTCCTCGAATTCACTCTGAGCAAGTCGGGGCACTTTTCTGAGATAGAGAGCGAGTAG
- a CDS encoding DsbA family oxidoreductase: protein MQKLRIDLVSDVACPWCAIGYRRLEQALETLDGELDVELYWQPFELNPDMPPEGEPILEHLCRKYGKDAASMEQSQREIIAVAEALGLNFRGAQERRANNTFDAHRVLTCAATQNLETPLQLALFDAYFGEAKNPSDPTVLREKATEVGLDGDAAEAIARSDQYADEVRAAEQRFMEAGVSAVPGFILEGRYLISGAQPADVLVDTLRQVAEENANR from the coding sequence ATGCAGAAGTTGAGAATTGACCTAGTGTCCGATGTGGCATGTCCGTGGTGTGCGATCGGCTACCGGCGTTTGGAGCAAGCGCTAGAAACCCTTGATGGCGAGCTCGACGTTGAGCTCTACTGGCAGCCCTTCGAACTCAACCCGGATATGCCGCCCGAGGGCGAGCCGATCCTGGAGCACTTATGCCGCAAGTACGGCAAGGATGCTGCCAGCATGGAGCAATCCCAGCGCGAAATTATAGCGGTGGCCGAAGCGCTTGGATTAAATTTTCGTGGCGCCCAGGAGCGTCGAGCGAACAATACGTTCGATGCCCACCGCGTGCTTACGTGTGCCGCAACGCAGAACCTAGAGACGCCTCTGCAGTTGGCACTGTTCGATGCCTATTTTGGTGAGGCGAAAAACCCTTCAGATCCCACTGTTCTGCGAGAGAAGGCCACCGAGGTTGGGCTTGACGGGGACGCCGCCGAGGCTATCGCCCGGTCCGATCAATACGCGGATGAAGTTCGCGCGGCAGAGCAGCGATTCATGGAAGCAGGAGTAAGCGCGGTTCCAGGATTCATCCTCGAAGGGCGCTACCTGATTTCTGGTGCCCAGCCCGCCGACGTGCTTGTCGATACGCTTCGTCAGGTGGCCGAGGAAAACGCGAACCGCTAA
- a CDS encoding E22 family MetX-like putative esterase, translated as MTLTQRTSLLTVSTFAGLTLLASSPLMAWDGVVEKQTFEMENFTTQSGETIPEVAVGWEAYGELNDARDNAILITHFFSGTSHAAGRYEADGEPTGYWDAIIGPGKPLDTDEYYIISSDTLVNLNAHDPNVTTTGPASINPDTGEPWGMDFPVVTIRDFVEVQRELLESQGIESLHAVMGASMGALQTFEWASAYPDRVERLIPVIGGGVADPWLLATLSAWAAPIRLDANWNEGDYYDGEPPTDGLKEALKLVTLNANHWEWANDTFNRDWADEDRDPAQDINAHYAMEKTLDDIAAARAETSDANHLLYLVQANQAFMTGHGDSLEEGLAAIDAPTLMLYSESDLVFAPEGVRHTAELIEADGTEVTLETLEGDRGHLNGVLFIDQASDTLRGFLE; from the coding sequence ATGACGCTTACGCAACGGACCTCTTTACTCACGGTTTCGACGTTCGCCGGACTTACGCTATTGGCCTCCTCACCGCTAATGGCCTGGGACGGCGTGGTCGAGAAACAGACCTTCGAGATGGAAAATTTCACCACGCAAAGTGGGGAAACCATCCCCGAGGTGGCCGTGGGCTGGGAGGCCTACGGTGAATTAAACGACGCCCGCGATAATGCCATTCTGATTACCCATTTTTTCTCCGGCACCAGCCACGCCGCAGGCCGCTATGAGGCCGATGGCGAGCCAACCGGCTACTGGGACGCCATTATTGGCCCCGGTAAACCGCTAGATACCGATGAGTACTACATCATCTCCTCGGATACGCTAGTCAACCTCAACGCCCATGACCCGAACGTCACCACCACCGGGCCTGCCTCGATCAACCCGGATACCGGCGAACCCTGGGGCATGGACTTCCCAGTGGTGACCATTCGTGACTTCGTCGAAGTGCAGCGCGAGCTGTTGGAAAGCCAAGGCATTGAATCGCTGCATGCGGTCATGGGTGCCTCAATGGGCGCACTACAGACCTTTGAATGGGCCAGCGCCTACCCAGACCGGGTTGAGCGGCTAATTCCCGTGATAGGCGGCGGGGTGGCCGATCCCTGGCTACTGGCAACGCTGAGCGCCTGGGCCGCGCCGATTCGCCTGGATGCCAACTGGAACGAAGGCGACTACTACGACGGCGAGCCGCCGACCGACGGGCTCAAGGAAGCGCTCAAACTGGTCACGCTCAATGCCAACCACTGGGAGTGGGCCAACGACACCTTTAACCGCGACTGGGCCGACGAAGACCGCGACCCCGCCCAGGATATCAACGCCCACTACGCGATGGAGAAGACGCTGGACGACATCGCCGCCGCACGCGCTGAAACCTCCGATGCCAACCATCTGCTGTATCTGGTGCAGGCCAATCAGGCCTTTATGACCGGCCACGGCGACTCGTTAGAGGAAGGGCTTGCCGCCATCGACGCGCCCACGCTGATGCTTTACAGCGAGAGCGACCTCGTCTTCGCCCCCGAAGGCGTGCGTCACACCGCCGAGCTGATTGAAGCGGACGGCACCGAAGTGACGCTTGAAACCCTGGAAGGCGATCGAGGCCACCTGAATGGCGTACTCTTTATCGACCAGGCCAGCGATACGCTGCGGGGGTTTTTGGAGTAA
- a CDS encoding UbiH/UbiF/VisC/COQ6 family ubiquinone biosynthesis hydroxylase: MQASNQRTMQDHDVIIVGGGMVGAALAARLGNAGQSVGLIEQGDAPTVPEGDYDLRISSLNARSLEFINASGTQLPDERCCPFRHIDVANQDGSGHSLFSASDSDMEDFGVFVENRTLQYALWQRLAELPGVTCYTQCAPISTLATGDARMLELDNGKTLTAALIVGADGARSTLRELASIGVTQHDYHQRALIVNVETELPQQDVSWQVFTPTGPMAMLPLPGQRASLVWYDSDGATKAREQLDDDAIKTAIEDAFPERLGKLTRVVARASFPIKRQHAKRYIGKRLALIGDAAHVVHPLAGQGLNIGLHDADTLAELIIHGRDPGDYLNLLRFECQRRAANQAMIAATDSFHHLFTGAKPLRQLGDLSLHIAERIPFAKRMMMQQANGLNPFKRR, encoded by the coding sequence ATGCAAGCGTCTAATCAACGGACGATGCAGGATCATGATGTCATTATTGTCGGCGGCGGCATGGTCGGCGCCGCGCTGGCGGCCCGCCTGGGCAATGCCGGTCAATCGGTCGGGCTGATCGAGCAAGGCGATGCCCCCACCGTTCCCGAGGGCGACTACGACCTGCGTATCTCATCGCTGAACGCGCGCTCGCTTGAGTTTATCAATGCCAGCGGCACCCAACTGCCCGATGAACGCTGCTGCCCCTTCCGGCATATCGATGTCGCCAACCAGGATGGCTCAGGCCATTCATTGTTTTCTGCCTCCGACAGCGATATGGAAGACTTCGGCGTCTTTGTCGAAAACCGCACGCTCCAGTACGCCCTTTGGCAGCGATTGGCCGAACTCCCCGGCGTCACCTGCTATACCCAGTGCGCCCCGATAAGCACCCTGGCCACGGGCGATGCGCGCATGCTCGAGCTGGATAACGGCAAAACGCTAACCGCCGCACTGATCGTGGGGGCTGATGGCGCGCGTTCCACCCTGCGGGAATTAGCCAGCATTGGCGTTACCCAGCACGATTACCACCAGCGGGCCCTGATCGTGAATGTGGAAACCGAGCTGCCCCAGCAGGATGTCAGCTGGCAGGTGTTTACCCCCACAGGCCCCATGGCCATGTTGCCGCTGCCCGGCCAGCGCGCTTCGCTGGTGTGGTACGACAGCGACGGGGCCACCAAGGCGCGGGAACAACTGGACGATGACGCGATCAAGACGGCCATCGAAGACGCCTTCCCTGAGCGGCTTGGCAAGCTCACCCGCGTCGTGGCACGCGCCAGCTTCCCCATCAAACGCCAGCACGCCAAACGCTACATTGGCAAACGCCTGGCGCTGATTGGCGACGCCGCCCACGTGGTACATCCGCTGGCAGGCCAGGGGCTGAACATCGGCCTGCACGACGCCGACACCCTGGCCGAACTGATCATCCACGGCCGCGACCCCGGCGACTACCTCAACCTACTGCGCTTTGAGTGCCAGCGCCGGGCAGCCAACCAGGCCATGATCGCCGCCACCGACAGCTTCCACCACCTGTTCACCGGTGCCAAGCCGCTGCGCCAGTTGGGCGATCTCAGCTTGCATATCGCCGAGCGCATCCCCTTCGCCAAACGCATGATGATGCAGCAGGCCAACGGGCTGAATCCGTTCAAACGGCGCTAA
- a CDS encoding NAD-dependent protein deacetylase, whose translation MTQAVEITSSVAQAGEELAGFIARYPKLWIITGAGVSTDSGIPDYRDADGQWKRSPPVQHGDFMASHAVRQRYWARALVGFKALSGAQVSGAHKALAALEAMGYVELLVTQNVDRLHQRAGSKKVIDLHGRADTVSCMTCGYHMMRHAMHSEMAHLNPRFAALDAGHAPDGDADLETDFSAFKVFDCPRCSGILKPDVVYYGDVVPPARRVAAQAGLHNADAVLAVGTSLMVYSGYRFCREAHEWGLPVASLSLGVTRADAMLTHQWRAPLTPVLEQAVRCLQAR comes from the coding sequence TTGACGCAGGCAGTGGAGATAACCAGCAGCGTGGCCCAGGCAGGCGAGGAACTGGCTGGCTTTATTGCGCGCTACCCAAAACTTTGGATTATTACCGGCGCGGGCGTGAGTACCGATAGCGGGATTCCTGACTATCGCGATGCCGACGGCCAGTGGAAGCGCTCGCCCCCCGTGCAGCACGGCGACTTCATGGCCTCTCATGCGGTGCGTCAGCGCTACTGGGCGCGGGCGCTGGTTGGTTTCAAGGCGCTGAGTGGAGCCCAGGTGAGCGGCGCGCACAAGGCGCTGGCCGCCTTGGAAGCCATGGGCTATGTGGAGCTGTTGGTGACCCAGAACGTCGACCGCCTGCATCAACGGGCGGGGTCAAAAAAAGTTATCGACCTGCACGGCCGGGCCGATACCGTCAGCTGCATGACCTGCGGTTACCACATGATGCGCCACGCCATGCACAGCGAAATGGCGCACCTCAACCCGCGTTTTGCCGCCCTGGATGCCGGCCATGCCCCGGACGGTGACGCCGACCTGGAAACCGATTTTTCGGCCTTTAAGGTCTTCGACTGCCCGCGCTGCAGCGGCATCCTCAAGCCGGATGTGGTGTATTACGGCGATGTGGTGCCGCCTGCCAGGCGCGTCGCTGCCCAGGCGGGGTTGCACAATGCGGACGCGGTGCTGGCCGTTGGCACTTCGCTGATGGTCTATTCCGGCTACCGCTTCTGCCGCGAGGCGCATGAATGGGGCCTGCCCGTTGCCTCGCTCTCCCTGGGCGTGACCCGCGCCGACGCCATGCTCACCCACCAATGGCGCGCTCCCTTAACGCCGGTGCTGGAGCAAGCTGTTCGTTGCCTGCAGGCGCGTTAA
- a CDS encoding DNA-3-methyladenine glycosylase codes for MPTVNQPALTPLPHDFYNRDTLAVAREMLGCWLVREHNGEQMAARIVETEAYCGAEDSACHAHRRRSPRTEAMFGRAGHAYVYLVYGMHWLLNVVTEPEDSPCAVLIRAVEPTVNEAAMRETRRATGKQLSNGPGKLTRALSIDKALYGHDMTQAGKLWISQATHNAAIATGPRVGIDYAKPEHRDAPWRLWLEGNPWVSKAR; via the coding sequence ATGCCAACTGTTAATCAACCTGCGCTAACGCCCCTGCCCCACGATTTTTATAACCGCGATACACTGGCGGTTGCCCGAGAAATGCTTGGCTGCTGGCTGGTGCGTGAGCACAACGGGGAGCAAATGGCCGCCAGAATTGTGGAAACAGAGGCGTATTGCGGTGCTGAAGACTCAGCCTGCCACGCCCACCGCCGCCGCTCGCCGCGCACAGAAGCCATGTTTGGGCGTGCGGGCCACGCCTACGTTTATCTGGTGTATGGCATGCACTGGCTACTCAACGTAGTCACCGAACCGGAAGATTCGCCCTGCGCGGTGTTAATTCGCGCAGTTGAGCCGACCGTCAACGAGGCGGCGATGCGCGAGACGCGCCGAGCAACGGGTAAACAGTTGAGCAATGGCCCAGGCAAACTCACCCGCGCGCTGAGTATTGATAAGGCTTTGTACGGCCACGATATGACCCAGGCTGGCAAGCTGTGGATCAGCCAAGCGACGCATAACGCCGCGATTGCGACCGGGCCTCGCGTGGGTATCGATTACGCTAAGCCCGAGCACCGCGACGCTCCCTGGCGGCTTTGGTTGGAGGGTAACCCGTGGGTGTCCAAGGCGCGTTAA